The following are encoded together in the Microbacterium hatanonis genome:
- a CDS encoding XRE family transcriptional regulator, with protein sequence MTTLGPRIAHTLRREREAAGVSVSELARRAGVSKATVSQLEGGSGNPSVETLWALADALGVPFAVFVDQETGTPTLVRAAEAPGVPSSAAPYLASLLSASPPNARRDIYLIRAEPGEPRLSKPHQRGTTEHVVLIGGQARVGPSDAAVVLEPGDYVSYTGDAAHVFEALLPGTSAVMVSELR encoded by the coding sequence ATGACGACTCTGGGCCCCCGCATCGCTCACACCCTGCGCCGTGAACGCGAGGCCGCCGGAGTCTCGGTGTCGGAGCTGGCGCGGCGCGCCGGCGTATCCAAGGCCACCGTGTCTCAGCTGGAGGGTGGCTCGGGCAACCCGAGCGTGGAGACGCTCTGGGCCCTCGCCGACGCGCTCGGGGTGCCGTTCGCCGTGTTCGTCGATCAGGAGACGGGTACGCCGACGCTGGTGCGTGCCGCCGAGGCGCCCGGCGTGCCCTCGTCCGCCGCGCCGTACCTCGCCTCGCTGCTGTCCGCGAGTCCTCCGAACGCGCGTCGGGACATCTACCTGATCCGGGCCGAGCCGGGCGAACCACGACTGTCGAAGCCGCACCAGCGCGGAACCACCGAGCACGTGGTGCTGATCGGTGGGCAGGCACGCGTGGGTCCGTCCGATGCCGCCGTCGTGCTCGAACCCGGGGACTACGTGTCGTACACGGGAGACGCCGCTCACGTGTTCGAGGCGCTGCTGCCGGGCACCAGTGCGGTCATGGTGTCGGAACTGCGCTGA
- a CDS encoding dipeptide ABC transporter ATP-binding protein: MSTPVQPKTPALEMTDVSVDFAVDDVWVPAAKNLNYRIDRGQVVAVVGESGSGKSASSMAILDLLPRNSRVRGSITLNGREITGLSSRQLRQLRGPQVAAIFQEPMTALNPVLTVGFQIIEAIRAHTSKSPSEARERAMELLGLVGLPDPAKAFASYPHQLSGGQRQRAMIAQAISLDPALLIADEPTTALDVTVQAEILDLLRDLRDRLDSAILLITHDMGVVADLADWIVVMKDGEVVEQGPVAQVLREPRDPYTKELLAAVPRLGEGSGTDDTVDVVEALAQVVEESAHGVDAQVVADAAAAPIIVEPVLSLDRVSIEYGKRGRVAAFRAVDEVSLAIAEGEILGLVGESGSGKSTIGRAAIGLQPIADGKLVVDGVDISAGGRKLIGSLRRRVGIVFQDPSSSLNPRLPIGESIGEPLLLSGEAKGAELSRRVETLLDEVRLPRSYRNRYPHELSGGQKQRVGIARALALKPRLLVADEPTSALDVSVQARVLELLVELQREYRFACLFISHDLAVVDAMADRIVVLHNGKIAEQGTRDEILRAPKEAYTQRLIAAIPVPDPEVQAARRALRHKLLQAGNDAS, translated from the coding sequence ATGAGCACCCCCGTCCAGCCGAAAACCCCCGCCCTGGAGATGACCGACGTGAGCGTCGACTTCGCGGTCGACGACGTGTGGGTTCCCGCTGCGAAGAACCTGAACTACCGGATCGATCGCGGTCAGGTCGTGGCCGTCGTCGGCGAGTCGGGGTCGGGCAAGAGCGCGAGCTCGATGGCGATCCTCGATCTGCTGCCGCGCAACAGCCGCGTCCGCGGCAGCATCACTCTCAACGGGCGGGAGATCACCGGTCTGTCCTCCCGTCAGCTGCGACAGCTGCGCGGCCCGCAGGTCGCCGCGATCTTCCAGGAGCCCATGACGGCGCTCAACCCCGTGCTGACGGTGGGCTTCCAGATCATCGAGGCCATCCGCGCCCACACGTCGAAGAGCCCGTCGGAGGCGCGTGAGCGCGCGATGGAGCTGCTCGGCCTCGTCGGACTCCCCGATCCGGCGAAGGCATTCGCCTCGTACCCGCATCAGCTCTCGGGCGGTCAGCGCCAGCGCGCCATGATCGCCCAGGCGATCAGCCTCGACCCGGCCCTGCTCATCGCCGACGAGCCGACCACCGCCCTCGACGTCACCGTGCAGGCCGAGATCCTCGACCTGCTGCGCGACCTCCGCGACCGCCTCGACTCGGCGATCCTCCTCATCACGCACGACATGGGAGTGGTCGCCGACCTCGCCGACTGGATCGTCGTGATGAAGGACGGCGAGGTCGTCGAGCAGGGCCCCGTCGCCCAGGTGCTGCGCGAGCCGCGAGACCCGTACACCAAGGAGCTCCTCGCGGCGGTTCCCCGCCTCGGAGAGGGCTCGGGCACCGACGACACCGTCGACGTCGTCGAAGCGCTCGCCCAGGTCGTCGAGGAATCGGCACACGGCGTCGACGCGCAGGTCGTGGCGGATGCTGCGGCGGCTCCGATCATCGTCGAACCCGTGCTGTCGCTGGACCGTGTCTCCATCGAGTACGGCAAGAGGGGGAGGGTCGCGGCCTTCCGCGCCGTCGACGAGGTCTCGCTCGCGATCGCGGAGGGCGAGATCCTCGGCCTCGTCGGCGAGTCGGGCTCGGGCAAATCGACCATCGGACGGGCCGCCATCGGACTGCAGCCCATCGCCGACGGGAAGCTCGTGGTCGACGGCGTCGACATCAGCGCCGGTGGGCGCAAGCTCATCGGTTCGCTGCGCCGCCGGGTCGGCATCGTGTTCCAGGACCCGTCGTCGTCGTTGAACCCGCGCCTGCCGATCGGCGAGAGCATCGGCGAGCCGCTCCTGCTCTCCGGCGAGGCGAAGGGCGCGGAACTCAGCCGTCGCGTGGAGACGCTGCTCGACGAGGTGCGCCTGCCCCGCAGCTACCGCAACCGCTACCCGCACGAGCTGTCGGGCGGTCAGAAGCAGCGCGTCGGCATCGCCCGCGCGCTCGCGCTCAAGCCCCGACTGCTCGTGGCCGACGAGCCCACCAGCGCACTGGACGTCTCCGTCCAGGCGCGCGTGCTCGAACTCCTCGTCGAGCTGCAGCGCGAGTACCGGTTCGCATGCCTCTTCATCAGTCACGACCTCGCGGTCGTCGACGCGATGGCGGACCGCATCGTCGTGCTCCACAACGGCAAGATCGCCGAGCAGGGCACCCGAGACGAGATCCTCCGTGCTCCGAAGGAGGCGTACACGCAGCGCCTCATCGCCGCCATCCCCGTGCCCGACCCCGAGGTGCAGGCGGCCCGCCGCGCTCTGCGCCACAAGCTCCTCCAGGCCGGGAACGACGCATCCTGA
- the typA gene encoding translational GTPase TypA has protein sequence MAHALRSDLRNVAIVAHVDHGKTTLVDAMLRQTGSFGSHEHMEERAMDSNDLEREKGITILAKNTTITYNGAHTEEPITINVIDTPGHADFGGEVERGLSMVDGVVLLVDASEGPLPQTRFVLRKALEAKLPVILLVNKTDRPDARIAEVEEEAHDLLLGLASDLQDDVPDLDVDALLDVPVVYASGRAGAASRNRPDNGALPDNDDLEPLFGAILEHVPAPAYDDEAPLQAWVTNLDSSPFLGRLALLRVFNGTLKKGQTVAWVRADGSTSNARITELLKTRALERYPAESAGPGDIVAIAGFEDITIGETIADPDDVRPLAQIHVDDPAISMTIGTNTSPLMGKVKGHKLTARMVKDRLDRELIGNVSIKVVDIGRPDAWEVQGRGELALAILVENMRREGFELTVGKPQVVTKKVDGKTYEPFEHLTIDAPEEYLGAITQLLAGRKGRMEGMTNHGTGWVRMEFVVPSRGLIGFRTEFLTTTRGTGIANAISHGYEPWAGAISTRQNGSIVADRSGVVTPFAMIALQERMSFFVQPTQEVYEGMVVGENSRADDMDVNITKEKKLTNMRAASSDTFESMTPPRLLTLEESLEFARDDECVEVTPEAVRIRKVELDANVRGRTASQRKRQDAGV, from the coding sequence ATGGCGCACGCCCTCCGTTCCGATTTGCGCAACGTCGCGATCGTCGCGCACGTCGACCACGGCAAGACGACGCTCGTGGATGCGATGCTGCGCCAGACGGGCTCGTTCGGCTCGCACGAGCACATGGAAGAACGCGCCATGGACTCGAACGATCTCGAGCGCGAGAAGGGCATCACGATCCTCGCGAAGAACACGACGATCACGTACAACGGTGCCCACACCGAAGAGCCCATCACCATCAACGTGATCGACACCCCCGGCCACGCCGACTTCGGCGGCGAGGTCGAGCGCGGCCTGTCGATGGTCGACGGTGTCGTGCTGCTCGTCGACGCGTCGGAGGGGCCCCTCCCGCAGACCCGCTTCGTGCTGCGCAAGGCGCTCGAGGCGAAGCTCCCCGTCATCCTCCTGGTCAACAAGACCGACCGGCCCGACGCCCGCATCGCCGAGGTGGAGGAAGAGGCCCACGACCTGCTGCTGGGTCTCGCCTCCGACCTGCAGGACGACGTGCCCGACCTCGACGTCGACGCCCTGCTCGACGTTCCCGTCGTCTATGCGTCCGGCCGCGCCGGCGCCGCCTCGCGCAACCGCCCCGACAACGGCGCGCTGCCCGACAACGACGACCTCGAGCCGCTCTTCGGCGCCATCCTCGAGCACGTCCCCGCCCCGGCTTACGACGACGAGGCGCCGCTCCAGGCGTGGGTCACCAACCTCGACTCCTCGCCGTTCCTCGGCCGCCTCGCGCTTCTGCGCGTCTTCAACGGAACGCTCAAGAAGGGCCAGACGGTGGCCTGGGTGCGCGCCGACGGCTCGACGAGCAACGCGCGCATCACCGAGCTGTTGAAGACCCGCGCTCTCGAGCGCTACCCCGCCGAGTCGGCCGGCCCCGGCGACATCGTCGCCATCGCCGGCTTCGAAGACATCACGATCGGTGAGACGATCGCCGACCCCGACGACGTGCGTCCGCTGGCGCAGATCCACGTCGACGATCCGGCCATCTCGATGACGATCGGCACGAACACCTCGCCGCTGATGGGCAAGGTGAAGGGCCACAAGCTCACCGCCCGCATGGTGAAGGACCGCCTCGACCGCGAGCTCATCGGCAACGTATCGATCAAGGTCGTCGACATCGGACGCCCGGATGCCTGGGAGGTGCAGGGTCGCGGCGAACTCGCCCTCGCGATCCTCGTCGAGAACATGCGTCGTGAGGGCTTCGAGCTCACCGTCGGCAAGCCCCAGGTGGTCACGAAGAAGGTCGACGGCAAGACGTACGAGCCGTTCGAGCACCTGACGATCGACGCACCCGAGGAGTACCTCGGCGCCATCACGCAGCTGCTCGCCGGCCGCAAGGGCCGCATGGAGGGCATGACGAACCACGGCACCGGCTGGGTGCGCATGGAGTTCGTCGTCCCCTCGCGCGGTCTCATCGGCTTCCGCACCGAGTTCCTCACCACCACGCGCGGCACCGGCATCGCCAACGCGATCTCGCACGGCTACGAGCCGTGGGCCGGTGCGATCTCGACCCGTCAGAACGGTTCGATCGTCGCCGACCGCTCCGGCGTGGTGACCCCCTTCGCGATGATCGCCCTGCAGGAGCGCATGTCGTTCTTCGTGCAGCCGACCCAGGAGGTCTACGAGGGCATGGTCGTCGGCGAGAACTCGCGCGCCGACGACATGGACGTCAACATCACGAAGGAGAAGAAGCTCACGAACATGCGTGCCGCGAGCTCCGACACCTTCGAGTCGATGACCCCGCCCCGACTGCTGACGCTGGAGGAGAGCCTCGAGTTCGCCCGCGACGACGAATGCGTCGAGGTGACCCCGGAGGCGGTCCGCATCCGCAAGGTCGAGCTCGATGCGAACGTGCGCGGCCGCACCGCCTCGCAGCGCAAGCGCCAGGACGCCGGGGTCTGA
- a CDS encoding AzlC family ABC transporter permease — MRSFRRTGGPRDPLSRRAARQGLAVAFATSAYGISFGALSVASGLDVWQTCVLSLFMFTGGSQFAFVGVIGAGGPAAAPAAIASSALLGVRNAAYAMRMSPVVGRGFWRRAAATPFTIDESTAVSLAQTTTRARAVGFWVTGIAIYVGWNISTLVGALLGDVLGDPRQYGLDAAAAAAFLALLWPRLRGRQAIAVGAAAAVVAVLLTPGLMPGVPVIVAAIVALAVGWFNLLGESDRRGGEASEPLDTAERKGLP; from the coding sequence ATGCGTTCATTCCGACGAACAGGCGGGCCGCGAGACCCTCTGTCGCGGCGGGCGGCACGTCAGGGTCTCGCGGTGGCCTTCGCGACGAGCGCCTACGGCATCTCATTCGGCGCGCTCTCCGTCGCCTCCGGCCTGGACGTCTGGCAGACCTGCGTCCTGAGCCTGTTCATGTTCACCGGCGGGTCGCAGTTCGCCTTCGTCGGCGTCATCGGCGCGGGAGGACCCGCCGCGGCTCCCGCGGCGATCGCGTCGTCCGCGCTGCTGGGCGTGCGAAACGCCGCCTACGCGATGCGCATGTCGCCCGTGGTCGGACGCGGCTTCTGGCGCCGAGCGGCGGCGACCCCCTTCACCATCGACGAGTCGACCGCGGTCTCGCTCGCGCAGACGACGACCCGGGCGCGCGCCGTCGGGTTCTGGGTCACCGGTATCGCGATCTACGTCGGCTGGAACATCTCCACCCTCGTGGGAGCGCTGCTGGGCGACGTCTTGGGGGATCCGAGACAGTACGGCCTGGATGCTGCGGCCGCCGCTGCCTTCCTCGCCCTGCTCTGGCCGCGCCTGAGAGGGCGCCAGGCGATCGCCGTCGGAGCAGCAGCCGCCGTTGTCGCCGTGCTTCTCACGCCGGGCCTCATGCCGGGAGTGCCCGTGATCGTCGCGGCGATCGTCGCACTGGCGGTCGGGTGGTTCAACCTGCTCGGTGAATCCGACCGGCGCGGGGGAGAAGCATCCGAGCCGCTCGACACCGCCGAACGGAAGGGCCTGCCGTGA
- the fdxA gene encoding ferredoxin translates to MTYVIALPCVDVKDRACIDECPVDCIYEGERSLYIHPDECVDCGACEPVCPVEAIYYEDDLPEEWSDYYKANVEFFDDIGSPGGAAKVGVIAKDHPVISVLPPQGE, encoded by the coding sequence GTGACGTATGTGATCGCTCTTCCGTGCGTGGATGTCAAAGACCGCGCCTGCATCGACGAATGTCCGGTCGACTGCATCTACGAGGGTGAACGGTCGCTCTACATCCACCCCGACGAGTGCGTCGACTGCGGTGCGTGTGAGCCGGTCTGCCCCGTCGAGGCCATCTACTACGAAGACGACCTGCCCGAAGAGTGGTCGGACTACTACAAGGCCAACGTCGAGTTCTTCGACGACATCGGGTCGCCCGGCGGAGCCGCCAAGGTCGGCGTGATCGCGAAGGATCACCCGGTCATCTCGGTTCTCCCTCCCCAGGGCGAGTAG
- a CDS encoding PH domain-containing protein gives MAETVFRSTFNRVLSYVAWALLAVAIVITLVTPGGLAIAPAVALGCAGGAALIWALLWAPYLGVDDGGVTVVNVFTRYRVPWEALIHLDTQYALTLHTPNRRVRATAAPAPGSLSSLRAARSQRRRGGDTAGVRPGDLPGTDSGDAADLVLTRWHDRRDRGLIETGLAEGIAVRPHPRVSAVAAVALGILALAGAALLV, from the coding sequence ATGGCCGAAACCGTGTTCCGCTCGACGTTCAACAGGGTGCTGAGCTACGTGGCGTGGGCGCTGCTGGCGGTGGCGATCGTGATCACCCTGGTGACCCCCGGCGGTCTCGCGATCGCACCGGCGGTCGCGCTCGGGTGCGCCGGTGGCGCCGCGCTGATCTGGGCCCTGCTGTGGGCTCCGTACCTCGGTGTCGACGACGGTGGCGTGACCGTGGTGAACGTCTTCACGCGGTACCGCGTTCCCTGGGAGGCGCTGATCCACCTCGACACGCAGTACGCACTGACGCTGCACACCCCGAATCGTCGCGTGCGCGCGACCGCGGCGCCCGCGCCCGGTTCGCTCTCGTCGCTCCGCGCCGCGCGCAGTCAGCGCCGAAGGGGCGGCGACACGGCGGGCGTGCGCCCCGGCGACCTTCCCGGCACCGACTCGGGAGACGCGGCCGACCTGGTGCTCACCCGTTGGCATGACCGCCGGGATCGCGGTCTCATCGAGACCGGGCTGGCCGAAGGCATCGCCGTCCGCCCGCACCCGCGCGTGAGCGCCGTCGCGGCCGTCGCGCTGGGCATTCTCGCCCTCGCCGGCGCGGCGCTGCTCGTCTGA
- a CDS encoding ABC transporter permease, whose translation MTQMMPEPAQPEAGAVVTTDDDTVGVSQGRLILRRFLANRVAVVSGILFVLIAAFSVSAVGLGPIPGWWKYDFSTLNPQIDGGAPSLSLVPEWLGGAGLALGEHPFGQDRIGIDYFAMTMRGIQNSILVMFVIGIVGTVVGTVIGALAGYYRGLLDSILMRITDVFIVIPVLVIGAVVGRTTGGLGVLPLAFFLAMVSWMVIARLVRAEFLSLREREFVEAARVAGASDFRIIFKHILPNAIGVVIVAATLLAASAILLETALSYLGLGVRPPEVSLGLIISDNQSAFQTRPWLFWWPATFIVLLALLINFVGDGLRDAFDPRQKRFSLRRTKEKASS comes from the coding sequence ATGACCCAGATGATGCCCGAACCGGCGCAGCCCGAAGCCGGCGCAGTCGTGACGACCGACGACGACACCGTCGGCGTCAGCCAGGGGAGGCTGATCCTCCGCCGATTCCTCGCCAACCGCGTGGCGGTTGTCTCCGGCATCCTTTTCGTGCTGATCGCCGCCTTCTCGGTCTCGGCGGTGGGTCTCGGCCCGATCCCCGGGTGGTGGAAGTACGACTTCTCGACTCTGAATCCCCAGATCGACGGCGGCGCGCCCTCCCTCTCGCTCGTCCCCGAGTGGCTGGGCGGAGCGGGGCTCGCGCTGGGGGAGCACCCCTTCGGTCAGGACCGCATCGGCATCGACTACTTCGCCATGACGATGCGCGGCATCCAGAACTCGATCCTGGTGATGTTCGTGATCGGCATCGTGGGAACGGTCGTCGGCACGGTGATCGGCGCCCTCGCCGGGTACTACCGGGGCCTTCTCGACTCGATCCTGATGCGCATCACGGACGTGTTCATCGTCATCCCGGTGCTCGTGATCGGCGCCGTCGTCGGACGCACCACCGGCGGCCTCGGCGTGCTGCCGCTGGCCTTCTTCCTCGCCATGGTGTCCTGGATGGTCATCGCACGTCTCGTGCGCGCCGAGTTCCTGTCATTGCGTGAGCGCGAGTTCGTCGAGGCGGCCCGGGTCGCGGGGGCAAGCGACTTCCGCATCATCTTCAAGCACATCCTGCCGAATGCGATCGGCGTCGTGATCGTTGCGGCGACCCTGCTCGCCGCATCCGCGATCCTGCTCGAGACGGCGCTGAGCTACCTCGGTCTGGGTGTGCGCCCGCCCGAGGTCTCGCTGGGTCTGATCATCTCCGACAACCAGTCGGCGTTCCAGACGCGCCCCTGGCTGTTCTGGTGGCCGGCCACGTTCATCGTGCTGCTCGCCCTGCTGATCAACTTCGTCGGCGACGGTCTGCGCGACGCGTTCGACCCGCGCCAGAAGCGGTTCTCGCTGCGACGGACGAAGGAAAAGGCATCGTCGTGA
- a CDS encoding DUF6113 family protein: protein MTTTVSRLLTWLIAAVIGVVYGTAATVAQAFTIGVLPVGLVLATVGTTALFVALRLLVGDRWTTLAGGLGAILAMVVFSGTGPGGSVIVAAPTPDTEWIPLTWTFVVPIIVALVFAWPDTSRLPAPRKLDE from the coding sequence GTGACGACCACGGTATCCCGCCTGCTGACCTGGCTCATCGCGGCGGTGATCGGTGTCGTGTACGGCACGGCGGCGACCGTCGCGCAGGCCTTCACGATCGGCGTGCTCCCGGTGGGGCTGGTGCTGGCCACCGTCGGCACGACCGCGCTCTTCGTCGCCCTGCGCCTGCTGGTCGGCGACCGGTGGACGACCCTGGCCGGGGGCCTCGGCGCGATCCTCGCGATGGTCGTGTTCTCGGGCACCGGCCCGGGCGGATCGGTGATCGTGGCGGCTCCGACCCCCGACACGGAGTGGATTCCGCTCACGTGGACGTTCGTCGTGCCGATCATCGTCGCGCTGGTGTTCGCGTGGCCCGACACCTCACGCCTCCCCGCGCCCCGTAAACTGGACGAGTGA
- a CDS encoding AzlD domain-containing protein yields the protein MSLWNAVLLASVICVAVKAVGYAVPGHWLEAPRPARVADLLTVALLAALVAVQTLGVGQAIVVDARLPAVLVAGGLLAVRAPFLVVVAAAAAVAALLRLWGWAS from the coding sequence GTGAGTCTCTGGAACGCCGTGCTGCTCGCTTCGGTCATCTGCGTCGCCGTGAAGGCCGTCGGCTACGCGGTGCCGGGTCACTGGCTCGAAGCGCCGCGCCCCGCGCGGGTCGCCGATCTGCTCACGGTGGCGCTGCTCGCCGCCCTGGTCGCCGTGCAGACCCTCGGGGTCGGGCAGGCGATCGTCGTCGACGCCCGCCTCCCGGCCGTGCTGGTGGCCGGCGGGCTCCTCGCCGTCCGCGCGCCGTTCCTCGTCGTCGTGGCCGCTGCGGCAGCGGTGGCCGCGCTGCTGCGTCTGTGGGGTTGGGCGAGCTGA